The sequence CAACTCTGGTGAGTGACAGTAAAGGGGCCCCTCGTATAAAAATTACTAAAGCATCTAATTCAACATTAAATTGCTCCGAAGCTTTCAAATCTGATAATCATGACTGATGCAAGAATCACACATGTATCAACTAATGGATTGGAAAACAGTGAAGAGCAATGACCTTAAAGGAACATGTGGATTATGTATCTCTGAACCACAGAAATTTGAAGCAATTTTCTTAGAAAATATGGTGTGTGAACCATGTAGATTATTTAAAGTGTACCTCTAAACAAGCATAGATAAGAAACCAGAGAGAAGATGGCTTTTCAGCTTCATTGAGTGATCAGATTACAGTTGCCCATAGAAATCTATGGacagcagaggcagaaggagggagTAGGACCAAGACACTAGTTGCTATGATGTCTTAGATACAAGGCACATAGAAAAGAGGAGATCCTGCTCCCCTGTCTTTCaggaggacattatacagcagAACTGAGCAGTGTAGCTGGGAATCCAGCACTTGGGGTGAGATAGAAAACTTAATCAGTAGCATAATCAGCAGCTTTTTCTATGTGTCTCTCCCTGCAGCTGCGTCATCCTCTCCCTTGCCTCTTCTTACTCTTCTATGGGCAACATGTAATCTAATCTCTGAAAGGCTGTCTCCTGTATGAAAATTGATTTTATCAGTGAAATCAGAATGAGTTAACAGTTAAGGAGGTAGGGGAGCAAAGGAGCCTGaaaagtggagaaagaggcacattTCTCTTATAACATTAATCATAAAGTTTCTTATCTTCACTACTATCATTGATTTATGGACCATTGTTTATAATTGGAGGTACACTTTAAACTCCAGTTTTTTAAAAACagcatctaagggtactttcacactagcgtcgctggattccggcaggcagttccggcgctgAAACTGCCTGCCGGTTCCGGCAATCAGTATGCAaattgcattgcaataccggatccgtctctccggttgtcatccggaaaaacgaatccggtatttatctttttcacatttttaaaggtcttcgcagaccgcaaaaccggatccgtttttccagaacacttagggtcgaatccggcattaatgcatttcaatgtaaaataatgccggatccgacattccggcaagtgttccggaattttggacggagaaaatactgcagcatcctgatgcatactgaacggattgctcaccattcagaatgcattaggataaaactgatcagcccctaggacggaactcaataccggaaaagaaaaacgctagtgtgaaagtaccctaaatgaaAAGTTCTGCACTTTTTCAGATACCTGGTTCCTTCCAGTATTCAGTACTTCTAGAAGATAAAACTCTGTCTCGCTCAATCGATGCCTCATATTAAGAGAGACCTTAGTAGTGGCATTGCAACAAGGGCTTGCTATTGCACCACAGTTAATACATGAGCTCCAGTTTGTGAATGGCAAAATGGGGCTTCTGTAGCCTGAGGGCAAGGTTGGATTGTTCCATCAGAGTAGCTAAGCATCCTCTGGTGGACCCAGGTTCTGACACAAGAATCAGGGCCATGTGAAGACAACCACATTTGAAGGTGTGTGCATAGTGATAACAACAAAGATTATGATGAAGTTAAGGTAAGGTCTTGATGTTATGTAGATATGGAGGAATTATCTTCTTTATTATGAAGAATCTCTCTTGTATTATACCCCACAGGCACAGAAGCATCTATCATGAAGCAAAATGCCTGCTTGGATGCCGCTAAATTCTGTAATGTGAATGATACCTGTAAGAGATTACGTTCCACTTTCATTGCGGTATGCAACACAGGAGACAATGCTCCATGCTTTCGTCGCAAGTGCCACAAGAGCCTACGTACTTTCATGGAGCGTATCCCTTCAAACCTGACCTACCCCCTTCTGTTTTGTCCCTGTGCGGACAAGCCTTGTGCTGAGAGACGCCGCCAAACTATAGTCCCGAGCTGctccttcaatcttcctgatgttccTAACTGCTTGGAGGTGTGGTCCACCTGTAGACAGGACCCAGTATGCAGGTAAGGTGGCATGCTGTACACAAGGGGTCTGACATTATTCACATGCATGTGTAAATGTCACTGGTGTGTGGGAATGGGTTTGAAGAAATAATCAAAGGAATAGGAATTTTGGTATACTTCCTGTCAATCGTTAACTCCTTAAAGCAAGGATATCAAATGCgtggccctctagctgtttcaacaccacaacttccagcatgccctggtagatgtaggctgtctgggaatgATGGAAGATGTAGTTTTTGGAGGACCATCCATTCCTACCTTAAAGGGTTGTCTGATGTGGTGACTTTTTACaggacagatttatttattttttcacttaatCCCCCTCCCCATTTTTCTAAAACCTTTTTTGAGCGTTATTTTTACCTTTTTAGTTTAGTACAACCAGGGGATCCGAACTTATCCAGATCGCtgatataatacactgcaatacttatGTATTTCAGTGTATTATACCTGTCAGTTTAAAACTGATAGGCAGTCTATTATGCACTGTCTCTGGcatggctattaggttactgtaaaTGGGAGACCTGGAGGTCATTGTTAGGCTCCAGGCTCCTATAGCAAGCCATTGGCACCCCTCAACTGTTTTGTGCAGGGTGATAGTGTGACAGAGCACACCTCCTTTCTCTGATTCCTAGTGTTAGAATGGGGAGTCAGCTGTATTATTTAGCCTGCACATTCAAGTACCATCCATTCAGAGTGCATGCAGTGGGATTGCCTACAAGCACAATGGAGTCATTTATGAAGCTGATATaccacaaaactggtgtaaaaaagtcacaaaccctCAGACTTGTGACCTTTTCACTCCACCCTCACCACCTTCCGAAATGAGGGTTTGGTACAGGAGGGGCTACTTGCCCCGGCAGATTTATCATCACTTAcaacagttttctggcataaatgatcACTAAATTCCAACATCTTAATATGTAAGACCTGGTAGAGAAACGGCTGTTCCCCATAATTCAAACATTAGATTACCGTATCGCTTCAAGGGGTTCTCCACTTTGGACAAACCCTTGACAATCATCTGATCACAACGTGTCCTCTTGCTGGGATCTCCAGTGATTAGCTCTAATCTGTGGGAAACCCAGCAGTAAGTGCTCACTTTCTCTTCAGCACCACCACAGGTCAAATGAAGCATTACAAAGTGTCCATTAGAATCACTGGGTTGTCTGGGTAATGTAGGACAGGAATGGTCCTCCAGAGAGTGAGATGCTCTTTGTAATCTATGAATATGTCTTCTAAAGTAGACAACCTCTTTGGTCCTCTTTGACATAACCACCATAAAGTAAGCACTCCGGCCATTAAGTTGCATGTGTTGTCTAGTACATGGTTCCTAGCAGTGAAGATAAAGTAGGCTTGATGTTTTACATCTCAATACCCTTCTTaggatatatctcatatctattatctattctgATTTTTTGTGTTGTGTAGGTCCAGGTTGGCAGATTTTGTGACTAACTGCCAGAGTTCCCCTCAGTCTGTGAGCGGCTGTGTGCGCGATAACTATGCGGCCTGTCTGGGGGCGTATGCTGGGCTGATCGGTAACTATCTGGCTTCTTCCTGCTCCTTCTCCAGTGGTCACTTAAGAATTTTTTATCATCCATCATTGTTCTTTTTCCCTTAGGATATGATGTGGCTCTGAACTTCCTGGACTCGGATCCTCATTCACTTTCCATAGGACCCTTTTGCTCTTGTAGCGGAAGTGGTGACCAGGAATCTATGTGTGACCTGTACTTGAAGGAGTTTACACAGAACCGCTGCTTACGTGAGTGAGGGGGATGGCTACACCGTGGACCTATGGAGATTGAGATATGGACCACAATATTCTGTATTGTCTTGGTTATTTAGGCTGTGTTTACACTGGCATCATGTTTTGTTGATAATGGATGGCATGATACTGTTTCAAATGATGGATCCAAGAGGTAGACAGATCTTGTTGACTTCTAATGAGATCTATCATGATAGTGTCACATTTTCCATAGTTTTCATGGCAAGATTAGCCGTGCATGCTGATGGACCTCCTGATGGCCTAcagccttattttttttttaaactatttataCCAGTGTGGCATGTGTTTAATTGGCATTTTaattctggttttggctcccaatcactgatggaaatcactgaccaaacactgacgtgtaaatgaggcattatactgatgatctatcctctggataggtcatcagtatctaatcagtaggggtccaacacccgggacctccgccgatcagctgtttgagaaggtaccgaTGCTTGCTGTAGTGCtctggccttcttgcagcttagcaTAGAccgtgtgatgtcacgttcatcggtcacatggccttggcACACTTCAACCCCATTGTGGTGCTACTGAGAGCGCTGGTTCTTTCTTTAAAgagctaattggtgggggtcctgggtgtcgcacCCCCACCGATGAGATACTGTATgaccagaagataggtcatcagtataaaactctctgaaaaccccattaaagggaatctgttaccctaattttggaccattatctacagtaatacatgagtagtactgcaggtaAAGAGGGCGGatgactattttttattttcctactgcccccgatACCCCCGCTGTCAGCGCTTAGAgctgcattgaaatacattgtcaggactgctgggcATGGGCATAGGAGTCCTCTTCATTATGTCAGAGTACCACAGCAGTCCGGACTGTGTATTTCACTGCAGCTCTGAGCGCTGACAGCGtgcgggggaggggggctgggaCTAGTCATGTATTAGTGTAgatcagtgcttctcaattattttctgtcatgccccccctaggaataagaaaacattttgcgccccccgcgcgactgtaaatagtgtcatttgtctataaaagtgTTATAAGTACTGCTactggggctccctctctccagccgTAGAGTTGCTAGGCAACCGACGCCGTGTGGGACGCCgcttgtggatgacggacacttatggtgggatctgtggatgacggacacttatggggggatctgtggctggcactgttacagggggatctgtggctggcactgttatatatgtgccatccacagaccccccaccccataacagtgccatccacagtgcccccccagcctataacagtgccatccacagacccccaccccttaactgtgccatccacagattccatgtgcccggcggccggcgcgtccctcagtgacgtcacttgtctgcgccgcctgcttcattcataaagcaggcggcgcaggcacgtgacatcactgagggacgcgccggccgcctgccctgcctgccggcattatacagaagaaattcggatatacggtactattaggagtgaggggtgcatgtttaataacttttaattaaataatacattttatattagtataccggagggagcggtggggtggggctatagtacagtgaccgcaccgccccaccgctattgccggcccccagctcctcctcccagtccctcccccgctccgtacatcgagtccagcgcctgcgccggcctttgatcagaggaagggagatgagcgcttccacaatggaagcgctcatctccctgccgcatattacactgcgagctgtcggccgcccggcgccctgaacgagcccccctttacggagcctggcgccccccctggggggcgcgccccactatttgagaagcactggtgtagataatggtccaaaatcgggggggggggggggggggacagattccctttaaagcggTTATCTCGGATTACGATCTGCTGTTCTCTACAGAAACAGCACAAAACATGTGTACAGGCTGTATGTGGTATTCACTGCTTTCAAATGAATGAGGCCCATGGAGAGACGTGACGCTGTTTCTGTATAAAATATCTCCTATTTCTTATACTGATGTAAAGTGCTTTAGAGGGGAAACCCAGTGAAAGGTTTCCTATTTGTCACATATAGAGGTGAGATCTCCCATCATCAGTACTTGGTGATTTCCCCTTTAAATGCAGAATATCTATTTATCACAGATaatcattttttgcggacccattgaaattaatgggtctgcatcctatcctcacaaaaaacggaacggaaacagaaacaaacaacgttcgtgtgcatgtagccaaagatagatagatagatacagtaaatagatgagatagatagatatgagatagatagatggatgaggatgaggctcatttcctgctgcggtgccccaaatactcagcagtaagggagactcacttcaggagactgtctgatctctgtccAGACTTctcctccatggaggaggaagagagactctccatactgctgggggaagaggagaacacagcggccacaacagcacaatatattactgcctgccatggactgagaggagcctgatataccatggactcctgtACTCCCACCCTGAATGCGTCCCCATCCCACAACCCTACCCacttatttcccacttgctttggcaatgctaaaatgaaTTTAGTCCTGTCAATAAAGCtcatttgatttgatttgatagatagatgaatgatagatagatatgagatagatagatagatagatagatagatagatagataaatagatgatatattagatagatagatagatagatagataggagatagatagactatgagatagatagatagatagatagatagatattagatagatagatagatagatattagatagatatgagacaaatagatatgagatagttaGATATGagttagagagatagatagatagatagatagatattagatagatagatattagataggtagatagatattagatagatatgagatagttaGATATGagttagagagatagatagataaataatgagatattagatagatagatagataattagatagatagatagatagatagatagatagatattagataggtagatattagatagatagatattagatagatagatagataattagatagatagatagatagatagatagatattagatagatagatagatagatagatatgagatagatagatagatagatagatagatattagatagatagatagatagatagatagatagatgatagatagatgagacAGATTCTAAAATGTTGTCTTATGCCTTCAGGAAATGCCATTTATGCTTTTGGCAATGGTACAGATATTGTCCACAAGCAGAACATCCCTCGACCTCCCCTCACCACCATCTCTCCACGGAGTGAGAAAAGACACGTCCTTCCAGACAACCAGAGTGACAGTAACACACAGTACGAGATGAACCCTGACATCTGTGATTCCATCCCAGTAAGAACCAAAACCTGTAATTTACGTGGTTGATCGGCCGCTCTGATGACATAGACAGTAGTTGGACGGCCTGTGAGATCACTATTTATTTAGTACATGATAGGAGTGTTTGACCTGCAGGTGACATGTGCGATTTCTTATTACAGGACAAGAAGAATAACAGCTCACCCCACCTCAGGATCTGTGTCTCTGAGGTATTATGCCTTCCTCTTTACCATCTTCTAATCCAACATATACCGtatccggtatatatatataatatagtaggCCTCTTCCCTGGCACCTCTTTGAGATGACCACTCAAAGTTTCATTTAAATTTCATTCTAGGTGCATAGGCTAATCATGGCTATTGTATGTAATGCATGGTGGTCTGGATAAGGGGCTGGCCTTCCCAAAGAGGGAGACGTTTCACTTTGTATGTATTGACATGAACTCCATTATCACTCATCTAATGTTCTATAGTCTcattcagtgtcggactggggttcttTGGACCACTTAAAGGAATTTATTCTCAGGGCCCAACAcgtatatcatcaataaagtctaataagtTTTGAATCAACGAAATAGACATTAGAGGCAAATGATTATCCATAGACatagctccaaatgttttttttctactgGATCTTTGGTGTCCACCATTACATCAGAGCCTGGGTTCATCGTAGGATCCTTTGGTACTCTGGTAGGCCAGTCCAACCCTATCACATCCAGGGTCTTTCAAATGTTTTGCCCAATCATCCAAATCTGCTTCAGAAAATGTGCTGTTCTCATCACTCTAGGTCAGTAGTGGCCAAAGCTGGTACTCAAGATCTACCAATTGTGCATGTTCTTCAAGGACTTGTAACTGAAATCTTTACTGATGTTCTCTTGCACAAGCTACTATCTACTGCAGCTGGGCACGGCCTTGGTAATGTGGAAGCCACGTTCTGTTAGGAGATCTTGAGTATTGAATGAGACAACCACTACGCTAGGGAGTCGTATGGCATCTTCAAATGAAATGGTTTATTAATTTTGATGAGCCTTTTCTATATATTTATGCACTTTTCTTTAAACTTACAGTATCTCAGTGTTATTTCCTTATCCTCCATTCCATGAACTTTATTATTTTCGTTTGAACTGTTCAGATCATACTAAGAATGTCCTTAGGAGGTCATTTGCCTGATGGAAGCCAAAATAGTACTCTTTTGGCTTTCATCAGGTACTTTGGTATACCACAAAAGAAGGCGTAGAATAGCATAGTACACTATAGTATTccacaggggcatagctaaaggctcatgggccctggtgcaagggttcagcttggacccccttccctcattgctttgtggccagaggcaaaaattgaaaccccctatgccaaattctcaacctaaccccttccctccagccctactgttaattaaagacatacttggaaaatatTACATACAGTGTTACAAAACATACAGagtaatacagcactacataccttttACATCTAGGGTTGCAacgggtatcgaattatcgatacccaaaTTATACTTTTGTACCCGGATCAATTTGATACCGGGATTTGCAATTTACTGATACTAAGCTGCGCTGGTGTGCAGCCTAGTATCACTaaaagaacatggcacgcgctgctctctgcgcgcaccatgtTATCCTGGGACgggacagtggagaaggaggtagTCCTTCCCTCTCTCCCCACTGTGTgcgactgccgctgccaccaatgagaacagagaggagtagGAAGGGAGGGAACGTGGCCACTTCGCCACCAATGCATATAatttatgcctgaatacaaatgtAGGCTGTGGTTGCCGGCCATATCCTATAcccagcacccgacctctatgactgtGTGCTGCGATCCACCGAACCACGGCAataaacccctcaggtaccgcaatgCATTCCAccagtattatagtcattggtggcagttgccCCAGGGTCCCCCCCTCCTCATACATTGCTGGTGCAGTGgtttctgatcggttaccatggcagccaggacgctgctgaagccctaactgccatggtaagctccctgctgctgtgtgtactatgcacagggcagcagggagagtgtaaagtcctatttaccctaatagagctctactagggtgaataggacaagggatctagcccttaagggggctaatagttagtaaaaaaaaaaagtaaaaaaaaaaaagtttaacctcCCCCAAAATATTACAATTTTAATTCTccccctttcctaattttacatataaaaatataaacacaataaataaaaaaatatattacatattgccATGTCCAAAAAAGTCAgaattattaaaatatttaaaaatatctcctatgcggtgaacgccgtaacagaaaaaataaaaaacacgcaatttaaatttttttgggtcacctcgtccccccccaaaaaatagggtagggctgttctattatggctttttttgtgtttttattattttcgcgcggtatcgagtattgcaatacttttttatggtattgaatcaaaatttgggtatcgtgacaaccctacttacatccagtgacctcctACTTTTACATTATTCTCCTTCTCAACATCCCACCCTGCCACCCCCaaaactgtgcccgctgtgctcccaatactatgctgcacaAACAGATAATCACCctaaaaatactagtaccacacagacctcagatcagacccccatatcagaccctcagatcagatcctcagatcagacccccaattcagatcctcagataagaccctcaGATCAGAttctcagttcagacccccatatcagatcctcagttcagacccccatttcagatcctcagatcagaccaaccatcagaccccatatcagaccctcagatcagatcctcagatcagacccccaattcagatcctcagataagaccctcaGATCAGAttctcagttcagacccccatatctgatcctcagttcagacccccatttcagatcctcagatcagacccccatatcagatctcagatcagaccccatatcagacccccaaactgatattgatgacctgtcctaaggataggtcattaatatatgaAAACAGGATTGATGCTCTTCAGCCCATTGGCCACAAATCAACAATTTTTTTGGGCAGTTGTGATTTACATGATAGATACCAAaccaataaaataacatttccatagaataaaaataaaaacacattaacgGGTAATATAAAGGGTCGGCTGGCCATGGTACAACATCTGGCCTAGCTATTGGACCTAGACTACTTTCATTAATTTATACTTAGAGGGTGGGGTACAAGACCACcagctctcttttcttcaccatacCCCTCTGTGCTGTACCCACATCCATACCCACACAGCAATCTTCTGGATGCTGAACACGCTGTCACTTGCCAGCGTCCTTGTCATTTCCAGATTCCATTCACACTTCAATTGCTGCAGTTCTGTCACATTGTTTATATCAGGACGACTATGTGCGATGAGTTGTTGTGTCACCATACAGCTCTAGATGCTGAAGTGGGTTGATCCTGCTCTGCTGTGCACCTCATATGGGGACGGTCACACTTATATTATTCATGTGCTCTATTTTGCAGTCACAGCTCAACGCGGAGCTTGTACCGGACCTAAGGATAGATGAAGGGCGCTCGGGGATATCTCGGCACCATGCCAGCGTGCTGTCCACCCTCGTGGCGCTATACTTCACCGCTCTCTTCTGAGAGGCTCTGACATGGACTGAAAACCTGTAGATAATGACCCAACCAAACCTTCCATAAAGAGGTTCAAGCCAGAAAGCTTGTGACACGCAGAAAGAAGAGCGGTGCTGAACTGATACCCGCCGGGTGCTTGGACATTACGGCTGCCTCTAGATACATAAGTTATTGGTGGGTTAGATACAACTATGGGATGTAATAAGGATCGGGgacctctcctgacttgtctgttttagtaaatacttgtactgcccatgtaataacaatgctgaagcatcttttcttagaccTCTGTATTGTGCCACGCCTCTGATAttcctgggtgttaccagttgggggcgtgtccctgcacagtctgacactgtccaatcagtgctgccagggtttcctgggtgttaccagttggaggggtGACCTTGACCAGTCTGACACAGTCCAGTTGTCTCCTCTAATATTcctaggtgttaccagttgagggtgtgCCACTGTCCAGGGTCTCCTGTGTTATACTTGGATGTCCCTTACCAGTCTGACAGAGTCCAATTGTCCCCTCTGTTATTCTTCGGTGTTAACAGTTGGAGGggggtgtccctacacagtctgacactattccATCAGTGCTGTCAGAATCTCATGTGTTaatactgggtgttaccagttgggggcgtgtctcTGCTCAGTCTGACATGGTCCAATCAGCGCATCCAGTTTCTTCTCTGTTAaatactgggtgttaccagtcgaGGGCGTGTCCCTGACTAGTCTCACACAGTCCAGTTGTATTTCTTATTATTCCTGGGGGTTACCAGTTGGATAGTTGGGGCGGGGGAAttctctgcacagtctgaaactatccagtcagtgcaTCCAGTGTCTAAGCTGTTATTCCT is a genomic window of Bufo bufo chromosome 1, aBufBuf1.1, whole genome shotgun sequence containing:
- the GFRA2 gene encoding GDNF family receptor alpha-2: MGDMKMLLRAPLQYSLLLLAQTSLTLSGSPSASWPHTDCIQANEQCISDQSCSSRLRTLRQCLGGRDRDVLLSSQECKTALEVLQESALYMCRCQRGMKKELQCLQVYWGIHAGLTDGDEFYETSPYEPMTSRLSDIFRLASINSGTEASIMKQNACLDAAKFCNVNDTCKRLRSTFIAVCNTGDNAPCFRRKCHKSLRTFMERIPSNLTYPLLFCPCADKPCAERRRQTIVPSCSFNLPDVPNCLEVWSTCRQDPVCRSRLADFVTNCQSSPQSVSGCVRDNYAACLGAYAGLIGYDVALNFLDSDPHSLSIGPFCSCSGSGDQESMCDLYLKEFTQNRCLRNAIYAFGNGTDIVHKQNIPRPPLTTISPRSEKRHVLPDNQSDSNTQYEMNPDICDSIPDKKNNSSPHLRICVSESQLNAELVPDLRIDEGRSGISRHHASVLSTLVALYFTALF